From Aedes albopictus strain Foshan chromosome 1, AalbF5, whole genome shotgun sequence, one genomic window encodes:
- the LOC109403863 gene encoding microtubule-associated protein futsch isoform X1: MPITTPKVPDGLPELMRGLAKSVIKENPENIYVHAAEYFENLIRERDGGLDRGYQNFSAYKVYADYKEKCRGKGGGNESLSGGEIPSSAGGVAVRSRMASDGDDDSGGSASATRGRRKKRVRKQGSKESNKSLEKQESIGSITENGGEEEKKPTSADGSLQESLIPIKEDTPDIEEAVVKVQAHLECQAPRERPFNKSVSVDSVAAASAVSSVLQDAGEEADDADRETGEAIETQVEADLAAELGHPINCEDVDSYPPDETEDDPEAGNGEDYGSAPSTAEVGGEVIGDAEVLVNDAPPNGSDQVVVIESSQKNSDEVDLSVDDVANNNEEPLANGSVEEQIDGAAEASVEKQDSAEVQIEGVDTVDESVPVVEEVDESVPNLPDVPTEEPNIEEVESGDTEEVQAEPIVDEPNEQKPVDDETKEDIVEDANVIKSSKESSVDKVDEASAADDATKDGKVKSDAIEDGAEGQEVPSNKADSIEEVSPKEVNENGSASPPLVKSESKDNETVGVASSPKQIRSVEDDTNGNPSGEGPVDKAVEEVAEESSPVAVEGPEDEQADPSEAQPENVNGNESGGSLDNPPENGAPVDNVPEEVEVSASKNPEATKSNGKSGEATPLKSESVEQIDAQSAGEDIPSESAENVESNDAPGSEATAQPEDGVQENSNGSGEEKGKASKEPSLDKPESEKGESADEPKSSGSAAASREPSVDKVESEKEGSADEPKSSGSAKASNEPSLDKPESEKNGSQEEPKSDKPESEKDVSADEPKSNGSAQASKEPSLDKPKSESVDEPKSGGSAKSSKEPSLDKPESEKNMSADEVKSGGSAKSSKDPSLDKPKSENNESAIEPKSSGSAKASKEPSQDNPDSDKNGNMDEPKANGSAKASQETSLDKPNSEKDDGSVEEPKSSGSAKASKEPSLEQAEPDLKSDGSAKVPSLDKTESELDQSNGDQSKESSAKESAGESGSVEAVTAPDEGGSADAGEMSMSSRMGDDEQEPESEAVDEPSAPPMEDEETGETGGEDKVKSDELKTEDDSAKNDGNGEETTADQVNQGDDEETDESKEEVVEEPCIQRQVSPSASKIPSKQPSVELDDIKKVDLASFNKDSAEALFYTLKKSELENQESQATKPEAKVENGVEENEDDDDDVVVTEEPPSRVSRVSPKRSFTDNFLESSPITDEVSKSAEGDGVADQDGVEEDENQQFNPMFAASVRNKQLQDQLHSRFSQDDTSKLDNSTRRAAMHRSMTERMDLARQDTNYVDLRKYDPDYVEEEDQFDGYYIGNLKHKILASSVSVADSDYYDQEQAEGSMDDNNVQTALETIASTDTESTLPSQTTIQANRGFLKRGSQNTSSNIPYASFGNNAINQSLDDFIEREEQMKEAEAQAASTIQRSYRRFRTNKKKLLRDYHSTMQTFTEDQSTESLEDYPSSVIQIKLDRKQPEESDNSFEDARSENRRRPMYSLNIDEYDTAARRMTLTRGVAMQRNSTPEEDSGKSDNASGEKKSASEPASNLAITEGTPRTSSDLSSEEKKSSTSSDEKENKDNSSSKSSGGGKDSACESASTLNERRKSASMDVQKLFIARQRTMPVQIETTVMRAQPKHLRKRIKSAGMIRK; the protein is encoded by the exons TCGGAAGAAACGCGTAAGAAAGCAGGGATCGAAGGAGTCGAACAAGTCGCTGGAGAAGCAGGAATCGATTGGATCGATAACGGAAAACGGCGGAGAGGAAGAGAAGAAGCCGACAAGTGCGGACGGTTCACTTCAGGAAAGTTTGATTCCCATCAAGGAGGACACTCCGGATATAGAGGAAGCGGTGGTTAAAGTGCAAGCGCACCTGGAATGCCAGGCCCCGAGGGAAAGACCATTCAACAAATCGGTTAGTGTGGATTCGGTAGCTGCGGCAAGCGCGGTGAGCAGCGTTCTGCAAGATGCCGGTGAAGAAGCAGATGATGCTGATAGGGAAACCGGAGAAGCCATCGAAACGCAAGTGGAAGCGGATTTAGCAGCAGAATTGGGACACCCGATTAACTGCGAAGACGTGGATTCATATCCGCCAGATGAAACGGAGGACGATCCAGAAGCTGGGAATGGCGAAGACTACGGAAGTGCTCCAAGTACTGCTGAAGTTGGTGGGGAAGTGATCGGCGACGCGGAAGTTTTGGTGAATGATGCTCCACCGAATGGAAGTGATCAAGTGGTTGTGATTGAAAGCTCACAGAAGAACTCAGATGAGGTGGATCTGTCGGTCGATGATGTAGCAAACAATAACGAAGAACCTCTCGCAAATGGATCAGTAGAAGAACAAATCGACGGTGCGGCTGAAGCTTCGGTTGAAAAACAAGATTCTGCTGAAGTACAAATTGAAGGTGTTGATACTGTCGACGAATCAGTTCCGGTGGTGGAGGAAGTTGATGAATCAGTTCCAAACCTACCAGACGTTCCAACCGAAGAACCGAATATCGAAGAAGTGGAATCTGGTGATACAGAGGAAGTTCAAGCGGAACCAATCGTTGATGAACCGAACGAGCAAAAACCAGTCGATGATGAGACAAAAGAAGACATTGTAGAAGATGCAAACGTTatcaaatcttcaaaggaatcatCCGTTGACAAAGTGGATGAAGCATCTGCAGCAGATGACGCAACCAAGGatggaaaagtgaaaagtgaTGCGATTGAGGATGGTGCAGAAGGACAGGAAGTACCGTCGAATAAAGCAGATTCGATTGAAGAAGTTTCGCCAAAAGAAGTAAACGAAAACGGTTCAGCATCACCGCCATTGGTAAAGTCGGAGTCGAAGGATAACGAAACAGTTGGTGTTGCGTCTTCGCCTAAGCAAATCAGAAGTGTCGAAGATGATACAAACGGTAACCCGAGTGGTGAAGGGCCAGTTGACAAGGCCGTCGAAGAAGTTGCAGAAGAGTCATCACCGGTAGCTGTTGAAGGCCCCGAAGACGAGCAAGCAGATCCATCAGAAGCACAACCAGAAAACGTGAACGGAAATGAATCCGGTGGTTCGTTAGATAATCCTCCAGAAAACGGAGCGCCCGTCGATAATGTACCAGAAGAAGTAGAAGTGTCTGCGTCTAAAAATCCTGAAGCCACTAAATCGAACGGAAAATCAGGTGAAGCAACACCGCTGAAATCGGAGTCTGTAGAACAAATTGACGCGCAATCTGCGGGAGAGGATATTCCGTCGGAATCTGCAGAAAATGTTGAGTCCAATGATGCACCAGGTTCGGAGGCGACTGCTCAACCGGAAGATGGCGTTCAGGAGAATTCAAATGGATCTGGTGAAGAGAAAGGCAAGGCATCAAAGGAGCCGTCGCTGGACAAACCGGAATCAGAGAAGGGTGAGAGCGCAGATGAACCAAAGTCAAGCGGATCAGCTGCGGCATCCAGGGAGCCGTCGGTTGATAAAGTGGAGTCTGAGAAGGAAGGAAGCGCAGACGAACCTAAGTCAAGTGGTTCAGCTAAGGCATCCAATGAGCCTTCCCTGGACAAACCGGAATCCGAGAAGAATGGTAGCCAGGAAGAACCAAAGTCTGACAAACCGGAATCAGAAAAGGACGTCAGCGCAGATGAACCAAAATCAAATGGATCAGCCCAGGCGTCCAAGGAGCCATCGCTGGACAAACCAAAATCAGAGAGTGTGGATGAACCGAAGTCTGGTGGTTCAGCCAAGTCGTCCAAGGAGCCATCGCTGGACAAACCGGAATCAGAGAAGAACATGAGTGCAGATGAAGTGAAGTCTGGCGGTTCAGCCAAGTCGTCCAAGGACCCGTCGCTGGACAAACCGAAATCAGAGAATAACGAAAGCGCTATTGAACCCAAGTCAAGTGGTTCAGCTAAGGCATCCAAGGAACCGTCGCAAGACAATCCAGACTCCGATAAGAACGGAAACATGGACGAACCAAAAGCAAACGGATCTGCTAAGGCATCCCAGGAGACATCGTTGGACAAACCAAACTCCGAGAAGGACGACGGTAGCGTTGAAGAACCAAAATCAAGTGGTTCAGCGAAAGCATCCAAAGAACCGTCGCTAGAGCAAGCGGAACCCGATCTGAAATCCGATGGTTCAGCCAAAGTTCCCTCACTGGACAAAACGGAATCCGAGCTGGACCAATCGAATGGGGATCAGTCGAAGGAATCGTCTGCCAAGGAATCGGCAGGGGAATCGGGTTCGGTGGAAGCAGTGACTGCACCGGATGAGGGAGGGTCTGCAGATGCCGGTGAGATGTCCATGAGCAGTCGAATGGGAGACGACGAACAGGAGCCGGAATCGGAAGCGGTTGATGAACCGTCAGCTCCTCCGATGGAAGATGAAGAAACGGGTGAGACTGGCGGGGAAGATAAGGTGAAGTCAGATGAATTGAAAACTGAAGACGATTCGGCGAAGAATGATGGCAACGGAGAAGAAACAACTGCTGATCAGGTCAACCAGGGAGACGACGAAGAAACAGACGAATCGAAAGAAGAAGTTGTAGAAGAGCCATGCATCCAGCGGCAAGTTTCTCCGTCAGCTTCGAAAATTCCAAGCAAGCAACCTAGCGTCGAATTGGACGACATCAAAAAAGTTGATCTAGCATCGTTCAACAAGGACTCGGCGGAAGCTTTGTTCTACACATTGAAGAAGTCGGAGCTGGAGAACCAGGAGAGTCAGGCAACTAAACCAGAAGCTAAGGTTGAAAACGGCGTGGAAGAAAATgaagatgatgacgacgacgtagTGGTGACAGAGGAACCACCCTCGCGAGTTAGTCGTGTATCACCCAAACGAAGCTTTACCGATAATTTTTTAGAGAGTAGCCCCATCACTGATGAAGTCAGCAAATCTGCTGAAGGTGATGGGGTTGCGGACCAGGATGGTGTCGAAGAAGACGAAAACCAGCAGTTTAATCCAATGTTTGCAGCTAGTGTTCGCAACAAGCAACTGCAAGATCAACTGCATTCCAGGTTTTCACAAGACGATACGAGCAAGCTAGACAATTCGACACGAAGAGCAGCGATGCATAGAAGTATGACGGAGCGTATGGACTTGGCAAGGCAGGATACAAATTATGTGGATTTGAGGAAATATGATCCAGATTACGTGGAGGAGGAAGATCAGTTCGACGGATACTACATCGGAAATTTAAAGCACAAAATCCTAGCTAGTTCGGTATCGGTGGCAGACTCAGACTATTATGATCAGGAACAAGCCGAAGGATCCATGGATGACAACAATGTACAAACGGCTTTGGAGACAATAGCATCGACGGATACCGAGTCTACGCTGCCTTCACAGACCACCATTCAGGCGAACAGAGGTTTCTTGAAACGAGGATCGCAGAATACGTCGTCGAACATACCGTACGCATCGTTCGGGAACAATGCGATCAACCAGTCGCTGGACGACTTCATCGAACGCGAAGAGCAGATGAAGGAGGCCGAGGCACAAGCAGCATCGACGATTCAGCGGTCGTACCGACGATTCCGTACGAACAAAAAGAAACTCCTAAGGGACTATCACAGCACAATGCAGACTTTCACAGAGGATCAGTCAACCGAAAGTCTCGAGGACTATCCGAGCAGTGTGATCCAGATCAAGCTGGACCGGAAGCAACCGGAGGAGAGCGACAATTCTTTTGAAGACGCTCGCAGCGAAAACCGTCGACGGCCGATGTACAGTTTGAACATCGATGAGTACGATACGGCGGCTCGACGAATGACGTTAACTCGAGGGGTGGCAATGCAACGGAACTCTACGCCAGAAGAAGACTCCGGCAAGTCGGACAATGCATCCGGTGAGAAGAAGTCTGCAAGTGAACCAGCCTCGAACCTGGCCATAACGGAAGGCACTCCAAGAACGTCGAGCGATTTGTCGTCGGAGGAGAAGAAGAGCAGCACCTCCAGCGACGAGAAGGAGAACAAGGACAACAGTTCGTCAAAATCAA GTGGCGGAGGGAAGGATTCGGCCTGTGAGTCAGCAAGCACTTTGAACGAACGAAGGAAGAGTGCCTCGATGGACGTCCAGAAACTGTTCATCGCCCGTCAGCGTACGATGCCGGTACAGATCGAAACGACGGTGATGAGGGCCCAGCCGAAGCACCTGCGGAAGCGAATCAAGAGTGCCGGGATGATTCGGAAGTAA
- the LOC109403863 gene encoding microtubule-associated protein futsch isoform X2, translating into MPITTPKVPDGLPELMRGLAKSVIKENPENIYVHAAEYFENLIRERDGGLDRGYQNFSAYKVYADYKEKCRGKGGGNESLSGGEIPSSAGGVAVRSRMASDGDDDSGGSASATRGRRKKRVRKQGSKESNKSLEKQESIGSITENGGEEEKKPTSADGSLQESLIPIKEDTPDIEEAVVKVQAHLECQAPRERPFNKSVSVDSVAAASAVSSVLQDAGEEADDADRETGEAIETQVEADLAAELGHPINCEDVDSYPPDETEDDPEAGNGEDYGSAPSTAEVGGEVIGDAEVLVNDAPPNGSDQVVVIESSQKNSDEVDLSVDDVANNNEEPLANGSVEEQIDGAAEASVEKQDSAEVQIEGVDTVDESVPVVEEVDESVPNLPDVPTEEPNIEEVESGDTEEVQAEPIVDEPNEQKPVDDETKEDIVEDANVIKSSKESSVDKVDEASAADDATKDGKVKSDAIEDGAEGQEVPSNKADSIEEVSPKEVNENGSASPPLVKSESKDNETVGVASSPKQIRSVEDDTNGNPSGEGPVDKAVEEVAEESSPVAVEGPEDEQADPSEAQPENVNGNESGGSLDNPPENGAPVDNVPEEVEVSASKNPEATKSNGKSGEATPLKSESVEQIDAQSAGEDIPSESAENVESNDAPGSEATAQPEDGVQENSNGSGEEKGKASKEPSLDKPESEKGESADEPKSSGSAAASREPSVDKVESEKEGSADEPKSSGSAKASNEPSLDKPESEKNGSQEEPKSDKPESEKDVSADEPKSNGSAQASKEPSLDKPKSESVDEPKSGGSAKSSKEPSLDKPESEKNMSADEVKSGGSAKSSKDPSLDKPKSENNESAIEPKSSGSAKASKEPSQDNPDSDKNGNMDEPKANGSAKASQETSLDKPNSEKDDGSVEEPKSSGSAKASKEPSLEQAEPDLKSDGSAKVPSLDKTESELDQSNGDQSKESSAKESAGESGSVEAVTAPDEGGSADAGEMSMSSRMGDDEQEPESEAVDEPSAPPMEDEETGETGGEDKVKSDELKTEDDSAKNDGNGEETTADQVNQGDDEETDESKEEVVEEPCIQRQVSPSASKIPSKQPSVELDDIKKVDLASFNKDSAEALFYTLKKSELENQESQATKPEAKVENGVEENEDDDDDVVVTEEPPSRVSRVSPKRSFTDNFLESSPITDEVSKSAEGDGVADQDGVEEDENQQFNPMFAASVRNKQLQDQLHSRFSQDDTSKLDNSTRRAAMHRSMTERMDLARQDTNYVDLRKYDPDYVEEEDQFDGYYIGNLKHKILASSVSVADSDYYDQEQAEGSMDDNNVQTALETIASTDTESTLPSQTTIQANRGFLKRGSQNTSSNIPYASFGNNAINQSLDDFIEREEQMKEAEAQAASTIQRSYRRFRTNKKKLLRDYHSTMQTFTEDQSTESLEDYPSSVIQIKLDRKQPEESDNSFEDARSENRRRPMYSLNIDEYDTAARRMTLTRGVAMQRNSTPEEDSGKSDNASGEKKSASEPASNLAITEGTPRTSSDLSSEEKKSSTSSDEKENKDNSSSKSS; encoded by the exons TCGGAAGAAACGCGTAAGAAAGCAGGGATCGAAGGAGTCGAACAAGTCGCTGGAGAAGCAGGAATCGATTGGATCGATAACGGAAAACGGCGGAGAGGAAGAGAAGAAGCCGACAAGTGCGGACGGTTCACTTCAGGAAAGTTTGATTCCCATCAAGGAGGACACTCCGGATATAGAGGAAGCGGTGGTTAAAGTGCAAGCGCACCTGGAATGCCAGGCCCCGAGGGAAAGACCATTCAACAAATCGGTTAGTGTGGATTCGGTAGCTGCGGCAAGCGCGGTGAGCAGCGTTCTGCAAGATGCCGGTGAAGAAGCAGATGATGCTGATAGGGAAACCGGAGAAGCCATCGAAACGCAAGTGGAAGCGGATTTAGCAGCAGAATTGGGACACCCGATTAACTGCGAAGACGTGGATTCATATCCGCCAGATGAAACGGAGGACGATCCAGAAGCTGGGAATGGCGAAGACTACGGAAGTGCTCCAAGTACTGCTGAAGTTGGTGGGGAAGTGATCGGCGACGCGGAAGTTTTGGTGAATGATGCTCCACCGAATGGAAGTGATCAAGTGGTTGTGATTGAAAGCTCACAGAAGAACTCAGATGAGGTGGATCTGTCGGTCGATGATGTAGCAAACAATAACGAAGAACCTCTCGCAAATGGATCAGTAGAAGAACAAATCGACGGTGCGGCTGAAGCTTCGGTTGAAAAACAAGATTCTGCTGAAGTACAAATTGAAGGTGTTGATACTGTCGACGAATCAGTTCCGGTGGTGGAGGAAGTTGATGAATCAGTTCCAAACCTACCAGACGTTCCAACCGAAGAACCGAATATCGAAGAAGTGGAATCTGGTGATACAGAGGAAGTTCAAGCGGAACCAATCGTTGATGAACCGAACGAGCAAAAACCAGTCGATGATGAGACAAAAGAAGACATTGTAGAAGATGCAAACGTTatcaaatcttcaaaggaatcatCCGTTGACAAAGTGGATGAAGCATCTGCAGCAGATGACGCAACCAAGGatggaaaagtgaaaagtgaTGCGATTGAGGATGGTGCAGAAGGACAGGAAGTACCGTCGAATAAAGCAGATTCGATTGAAGAAGTTTCGCCAAAAGAAGTAAACGAAAACGGTTCAGCATCACCGCCATTGGTAAAGTCGGAGTCGAAGGATAACGAAACAGTTGGTGTTGCGTCTTCGCCTAAGCAAATCAGAAGTGTCGAAGATGATACAAACGGTAACCCGAGTGGTGAAGGGCCAGTTGACAAGGCCGTCGAAGAAGTTGCAGAAGAGTCATCACCGGTAGCTGTTGAAGGCCCCGAAGACGAGCAAGCAGATCCATCAGAAGCACAACCAGAAAACGTGAACGGAAATGAATCCGGTGGTTCGTTAGATAATCCTCCAGAAAACGGAGCGCCCGTCGATAATGTACCAGAAGAAGTAGAAGTGTCTGCGTCTAAAAATCCTGAAGCCACTAAATCGAACGGAAAATCAGGTGAAGCAACACCGCTGAAATCGGAGTCTGTAGAACAAATTGACGCGCAATCTGCGGGAGAGGATATTCCGTCGGAATCTGCAGAAAATGTTGAGTCCAATGATGCACCAGGTTCGGAGGCGACTGCTCAACCGGAAGATGGCGTTCAGGAGAATTCAAATGGATCTGGTGAAGAGAAAGGCAAGGCATCAAAGGAGCCGTCGCTGGACAAACCGGAATCAGAGAAGGGTGAGAGCGCAGATGAACCAAAGTCAAGCGGATCAGCTGCGGCATCCAGGGAGCCGTCGGTTGATAAAGTGGAGTCTGAGAAGGAAGGAAGCGCAGACGAACCTAAGTCAAGTGGTTCAGCTAAGGCATCCAATGAGCCTTCCCTGGACAAACCGGAATCCGAGAAGAATGGTAGCCAGGAAGAACCAAAGTCTGACAAACCGGAATCAGAAAAGGACGTCAGCGCAGATGAACCAAAATCAAATGGATCAGCCCAGGCGTCCAAGGAGCCATCGCTGGACAAACCAAAATCAGAGAGTGTGGATGAACCGAAGTCTGGTGGTTCAGCCAAGTCGTCCAAGGAGCCATCGCTGGACAAACCGGAATCAGAGAAGAACATGAGTGCAGATGAAGTGAAGTCTGGCGGTTCAGCCAAGTCGTCCAAGGACCCGTCGCTGGACAAACCGAAATCAGAGAATAACGAAAGCGCTATTGAACCCAAGTCAAGTGGTTCAGCTAAGGCATCCAAGGAACCGTCGCAAGACAATCCAGACTCCGATAAGAACGGAAACATGGACGAACCAAAAGCAAACGGATCTGCTAAGGCATCCCAGGAGACATCGTTGGACAAACCAAACTCCGAGAAGGACGACGGTAGCGTTGAAGAACCAAAATCAAGTGGTTCAGCGAAAGCATCCAAAGAACCGTCGCTAGAGCAAGCGGAACCCGATCTGAAATCCGATGGTTCAGCCAAAGTTCCCTCACTGGACAAAACGGAATCCGAGCTGGACCAATCGAATGGGGATCAGTCGAAGGAATCGTCTGCCAAGGAATCGGCAGGGGAATCGGGTTCGGTGGAAGCAGTGACTGCACCGGATGAGGGAGGGTCTGCAGATGCCGGTGAGATGTCCATGAGCAGTCGAATGGGAGACGACGAACAGGAGCCGGAATCGGAAGCGGTTGATGAACCGTCAGCTCCTCCGATGGAAGATGAAGAAACGGGTGAGACTGGCGGGGAAGATAAGGTGAAGTCAGATGAATTGAAAACTGAAGACGATTCGGCGAAGAATGATGGCAACGGAGAAGAAACAACTGCTGATCAGGTCAACCAGGGAGACGACGAAGAAACAGACGAATCGAAAGAAGAAGTTGTAGAAGAGCCATGCATCCAGCGGCAAGTTTCTCCGTCAGCTTCGAAAATTCCAAGCAAGCAACCTAGCGTCGAATTGGACGACATCAAAAAAGTTGATCTAGCATCGTTCAACAAGGACTCGGCGGAAGCTTTGTTCTACACATTGAAGAAGTCGGAGCTGGAGAACCAGGAGAGTCAGGCAACTAAACCAGAAGCTAAGGTTGAAAACGGCGTGGAAGAAAATgaagatgatgacgacgacgtagTGGTGACAGAGGAACCACCCTCGCGAGTTAGTCGTGTATCACCCAAACGAAGCTTTACCGATAATTTTTTAGAGAGTAGCCCCATCACTGATGAAGTCAGCAAATCTGCTGAAGGTGATGGGGTTGCGGACCAGGATGGTGTCGAAGAAGACGAAAACCAGCAGTTTAATCCAATGTTTGCAGCTAGTGTTCGCAACAAGCAACTGCAAGATCAACTGCATTCCAGGTTTTCACAAGACGATACGAGCAAGCTAGACAATTCGACACGAAGAGCAGCGATGCATAGAAGTATGACGGAGCGTATGGACTTGGCAAGGCAGGATACAAATTATGTGGATTTGAGGAAATATGATCCAGATTACGTGGAGGAGGAAGATCAGTTCGACGGATACTACATCGGAAATTTAAAGCACAAAATCCTAGCTAGTTCGGTATCGGTGGCAGACTCAGACTATTATGATCAGGAACAAGCCGAAGGATCCATGGATGACAACAATGTACAAACGGCTTTGGAGACAATAGCATCGACGGATACCGAGTCTACGCTGCCTTCACAGACCACCATTCAGGCGAACAGAGGTTTCTTGAAACGAGGATCGCAGAATACGTCGTCGAACATACCGTACGCATCGTTCGGGAACAATGCGATCAACCAGTCGCTGGACGACTTCATCGAACGCGAAGAGCAGATGAAGGAGGCCGAGGCACAAGCAGCATCGACGATTCAGCGGTCGTACCGACGATTCCGTACGAACAAAAAGAAACTCCTAAGGGACTATCACAGCACAATGCAGACTTTCACAGAGGATCAGTCAACCGAAAGTCTCGAGGACTATCCGAGCAGTGTGATCCAGATCAAGCTGGACCGGAAGCAACCGGAGGAGAGCGACAATTCTTTTGAAGACGCTCGCAGCGAAAACCGTCGACGGCCGATGTACAGTTTGAACATCGATGAGTACGATACGGCGGCTCGACGAATGACGTTAACTCGAGGGGTGGCAATGCAACGGAACTCTACGCCAGAAGAAGACTCCGGCAAGTCGGACAATGCATCCGGTGAGAAGAAGTCTGCAAGTGAACCAGCCTCGAACCTGGCCATAACGGAAGGCACTCCAAGAACGTCGAGCGATTTGTCGTCGGAGGAGAAGAAGAGCAGCACCTCCAGCGACGAGAAGGAGAACAAGGACAACAGTTCGTCAAAATCAAGTTA G